The following coding sequences lie in one Niabella agricola genomic window:
- a CDS encoding RagB/SusD family nutrient uptake outer membrane protein — protein MKSRIIIIVIVLSALSISCKRFLDQIPDNILKEEDIFKSLVNTRAYLAQVYTNMPDDFSARFAPSNYAGPWTGASDEANYWSLSWVMSNSLNQSTWDNNVGGTYWINWYKPVRTATDFINKVDGANPNEVNPMIRMHYKGEARAMRALFYFWMLRLYGPLIILPKEVPVNGTGDEIFFKRSTFDECVNYIVGQLDSAYSEIKQSVAGSPQAADQPLTYGTTKEWGRVTTGVCKAYKFQVLMLAASPLFNGNKELASLKNQDGTQLINQTYDPNKWKLAIDAAKDFLNEFDNKTYSLYRESDSDPWVAAYKSCKNVMIKDWNSEWIFGKSMASAGDYWYDITPKLVGYGNTVGKGAGFLSVNQSMVDAYNMKNGYPITHPESGYVNSGFSDFKSPYDVKARSTFNQWVNREARFYVGVTYNRSYWQNQGGSSTEVIPVFELSGNSGKTQSSWDVTSTGYVVRKQLASSGDSRGWVHLRLAQIYLDYAEALNEGDPGNPDILKYLNLIRDRAGVAPYGAGVNAIPTPTGQDEMREAIRHERMVELAFENVRYFDIRRWKIAPQTMGADVYGMNVYADGNDFYKKTLVQKRRFLPRDYLWPIPNDEVLKDKYLVQNPGW, from the coding sequence ATGAAAAGTAGAATTATTATTATCGTCATTGTTTTGAGTGCGTTGTCAATATCCTGTAAACGGTTCCTGGATCAGATTCCGGATAACATTTTAAAGGAGGAAGATATTTTCAAGTCACTTGTAAACACCAGGGCTTATCTGGCGCAGGTGTATACAAATATGCCGGATGATTTTAGTGCGCGGTTCGCTCCAAGCAACTATGCCGGGCCGTGGACAGGAGCTTCCGACGAAGCCAATTATTGGTCGCTTTCATGGGTTATGTCCAATTCGCTTAACCAAAGCACATGGGATAATAACGTTGGGGGAACGTATTGGATTAACTGGTATAAACCGGTACGAACGGCTACGGATTTTATCAATAAAGTTGATGGCGCAAATCCTAACGAAGTAAATCCAATGATTAGGATGCACTATAAGGGCGAAGCACGTGCAATGAGGGCTTTATTTTACTTTTGGATGCTGCGTTTATACGGTCCGCTGATCATCCTTCCCAAAGAGGTGCCGGTAAATGGAACTGGGGATGAGATCTTTTTCAAACGTTCCACTTTTGATGAATGTGTAAACTACATAGTAGGACAATTGGATTCGGCCTACAGCGAAATAAAGCAATCGGTAGCAGGTAGCCCGCAGGCTGCTGATCAGCCACTTACCTATGGAACTACAAAAGAGTGGGGCCGTGTTACCACAGGCGTTTGTAAAGCATATAAGTTTCAGGTACTCATGCTGGCTGCAAGCCCGTTGTTTAATGGAAATAAAGAGCTGGCATCCTTAAAGAATCAGGATGGCACACAGCTGATTAATCAAACCTATGATCCAAATAAGTGGAAACTGGCGATAGATGCGGCAAAAGATTTTCTAAATGAATTTGATAATAAGACATATTCGCTTTACCGGGAATCTGATAGTGATCCCTGGGTAGCGGCCTATAAGTCTTGCAAAAATGTTATGATAAAAGATTGGAACTCGGAATGGATATTTGGAAAATCCATGGCCAGTGCAGGGGATTATTGGTACGACATCACCCCAAAATTGGTGGGATATGGAAATACTGTGGGTAAAGGTGCTGGTTTCCTTTCTGTAAATCAATCAATGGTAGACGCTTATAATATGAAGAATGGGTATCCGATCACACACCCTGAATCTGGATATGTGAATAGCGGATTTTCTGATTTTAAATCGCCCTATGACGTTAAGGCTAGGTCCACATTCAACCAGTGGGTAAACAGGGAGGCACGGTTCTACGTTGGAGTTACTTACAATAGAAGCTACTGGCAAAACCAGGGAGGTAGTTCTACAGAAGTGATACCTGTTTTTGAGTTAAGTGGTAATTCTGGCAAAACGCAGAGCTCCTGGGATGTGACTTCCACCGGGTATGTGGTACGGAAACAACTTGCAAGTAGCGGCGATAGCAGGGGATGGGTGCATCTCCGGCTGGCTCAGATTTATCTGGATTATGCTGAGGCATTGAATGAAGGAGATCCAGGCAATCCTGATATTCTGAAATACCTGAACCTGATCCGTGACCGGGCGGGGGTGGCACCGTACGGAGCCGGTGTAAATGCGATTCCGACACCTACAGGGCAAGATGAAATGCGGGAGGCAATCCGGCATGAGCGAATGGTGGAACTGGCATTTGAAAACGTCCGTTACTTCGACATACGCAGGTGGAAGATTGCGCCGCAAACCATGGGTGCAGATGTATATGGCATGAATGTATATGCAGATGGGAATGATTTTTACAAAAAAACGCTAGTCCAAAAGCGGCGATTTTTGCCCAGAGACTACTTGTGGCCGATACCCAATGATGAAGTTTTAAAAGATAAATATCTGGTGCAAAATCCCGGATGGTAA
- a CDS encoding BT_3987 domain-containing protein, translated as MKCFNKNMFFTRMLFWAVSAGCGSILMMGCAKSKDLYSPEEGKIYMPQAYQDRSVMTLYKMDSIQRVAFGAYYSGFSGPSSDVTVNFEVAPSLVNQYNIANAYLGYTYYPLPDSVYSLSSTTGTIKAGKQSSDPLFILVSGKKISFGYHYLLPIRITSVSVGNKDSSLSVAYFKLDSLLTRVKDLTSLGTLTVSDENRDGPNAKEGSSKLVDNDYSTKFLSFNYNPNFWTQLKLSTPQKLDAYELTSGNDAPERDPRNWLFQGSNNGTDWTTLDTRTGEIFLGRQLTRRFNLSTPDAYTYYRLLITANGGASLIQITEWKLVQFY; from the coding sequence ATGAAGTGTTTTAATAAAAATATGTTCTTTACACGAATGCTGTTTTGGGCAGTTTCTGCAGGCTGTGGCAGTATCCTTATGATGGGCTGTGCCAAGTCAAAGGACCTCTATTCACCCGAAGAAGGAAAAATATATATGCCTCAGGCATACCAGGATCGGTCCGTAATGACCCTGTATAAAATGGACTCTATACAGCGGGTTGCTTTTGGGGCTTATTATTCTGGATTTAGTGGTCCTAGTTCGGATGTGACCGTCAACTTCGAAGTTGCGCCCTCTTTGGTGAATCAATATAATATAGCGAATGCTTATTTGGGATATACCTATTACCCTCTTCCGGATAGTGTTTATTCACTCTCATCTACCACGGGTACCATCAAAGCCGGTAAACAGAGCTCAGATCCGTTATTTATCTTGGTGAGCGGTAAAAAGATATCTTTTGGATATCACTATCTGTTGCCTATTAGAATAACTAGTGTTTCAGTGGGCAATAAAGACTCCTCATTATCGGTTGCTTATTTTAAACTTGATTCGTTGCTTACAAGGGTAAAAGATTTGACCTCATTAGGTACCTTAACCGTTAGCGATGAAAACCGTGATGGACCCAACGCAAAGGAGGGGTCCTCAAAGCTGGTGGATAACGATTATTCAACAAAATTTCTGAGTTTTAATTACAATCCGAATTTCTGGACACAGCTTAAATTGAGCACGCCGCAAAAGTTGGACGCCTATGAACTCACCTCAGGGAATGATGCTCCCGAAAGGGACCCCCGTAACTGGTTATTTCAAGGGTCGAATAATGGCACTGACTGGACAACCCTGGATACAAGAACAGGTGAAATATTTCTTGGACGGCAATTAACACGCCGTTTTAACCTGAGTACTCCAGACGCCTACACCTATTACCGGTTGCTGATAACGGCTAATGGAGGTGCCAGCCTGATACAGATCACAGAGTGGAAACTTGTTCAGTTTTATTAA
- a CDS encoding glycoside hydrolase family 172 protein encodes MKHTACYLLILLSGVAMSLGAQTPVTFATESARLSDLKALPRYLEGTLVNQVSSYDTTGGNDDGFGGKYSYLRKEPGGLVIFDQKGQGVIERIWTPTPTDDTLDFYFDGNTRPGLSVKFRDLFNNTTRPFLKPLADHKVGGFYSYIPIPYNKSCKIVFRGEKILFHQIQYRSYDARYRVHTFRRKDIEESAGWLRKAAALWSDADYDIRNFYTRTPASVSKTVSLAPGVGVVIAKLQQGGRILGIELKPAAALKGIWKQLDLKIHWDGDPEPAVWVPAADFFGFAYGSRSMESLLLGATSAKAYSYIPMPFDREATIELVCRGGPADLPSLDLSVTVYYSREKRNAAKEGRFYACWKNERPLLGAPYVFLEGSGKGHYVGTLLQGQATDFTNFTEFFEGDDYTAVDGRMTAHGTGSEDYFNGGWYAQPGGWVERLGAPLSGCLDYSLPLGRTGGYRFFLTDKMPFNKSFFHSIEHGPVNNNRLVQYTSVALYYANRPIARSQALTNEATQVYVPDTVTFYTRLMRHLTYNGSLQLRRDVATLTGNDNASLNINVAEVPPGKYSVFLHLVNSEVDYLEVRLADGVRSQEWKPVPVNKGRAPFDVLIGEIEVGNGSIPVNLLFRSRDPQPKLEFDRVTLAKEN; translated from the coding sequence ATGAAACATACAGCTTGTTATTTGCTGATACTGTTATCAGGGGTTGCCATGAGCCTGGGTGCGCAGACACCGGTCACCTTTGCAACAGAGTCGGCACGCCTTTCCGATCTGAAAGCACTGCCCCGTTATCTGGAGGGTACTCTCGTAAATCAGGTGTCTTCCTATGATACTACGGGAGGAAACGACGACGGCTTTGGCGGTAAATATTCCTACCTGCGAAAAGAACCAGGCGGCCTGGTGATTTTTGATCAAAAGGGACAGGGAGTGATCGAACGGATCTGGACGCCCACACCTACGGATGATACGCTCGACTTTTATTTTGACGGCAATACCCGGCCGGGTTTATCCGTTAAATTCCGCGACCTGTTCAATAATACGACCCGGCCCTTCCTGAAACCATTAGCTGATCATAAAGTCGGAGGCTTTTACAGTTATATTCCCATTCCTTACAACAAAAGCTGTAAGATTGTATTCCGGGGAGAGAAGATCCTGTTTCACCAGATCCAGTATCGTAGTTATGATGCGCGTTATCGGGTGCATACCTTTCGCCGGAAAGACATAGAAGAAAGTGCCGGGTGGCTCCGGAAAGCAGCCGCATTATGGAGCGATGCCGATTATGATATCCGGAACTTTTATACCCGAACACCTGCTTCGGTTTCAAAAACAGTTTCCCTTGCGCCCGGCGTCGGCGTTGTTATAGCTAAACTGCAACAGGGAGGAAGGATCCTGGGCATTGAGCTGAAGCCCGCAGCCGCGCTTAAGGGTATCTGGAAACAACTGGATCTGAAGATTCATTGGGACGGAGACCCGGAACCGGCGGTATGGGTTCCGGCAGCGGATTTTTTTGGGTTTGCCTATGGTTCGCGGTCAATGGAGAGTTTGCTTCTGGGCGCCACCAGTGCAAAAGCATATAGTTATATTCCCATGCCCTTCGACCGGGAAGCTACGATAGAGCTGGTTTGCCGGGGCGGGCCCGCTGATTTGCCATCCCTTGACCTCTCCGTTACCGTATATTATTCGCGCGAAAAGCGCAATGCGGCAAAAGAAGGCCGGTTCTATGCATGCTGGAAAAATGAGCGTCCATTGTTGGGTGCTCCTTATGTTTTTTTAGAAGGAAGTGGGAAAGGACACTATGTAGGCACCCTGCTACAAGGCCAGGCTACCGACTTTACGAACTTTACAGAATTTTTCGAAGGCGATGATTACACCGCTGTCGATGGAAGGATGACGGCTCATGGCACGGGCTCCGAAGACTATTTTAACGGCGGCTGGTACGCTCAGCCGGGCGGTTGGGTAGAGCGACTGGGTGCACCGCTGAGCGGTTGCCTGGATTATTCGCTGCCCCTGGGTCGCACAGGCGGATACCGGTTCTTTTTAACTGATAAAATGCCGTTCAATAAAAGCTTCTTCCATTCCATAGAGCATGGTCCGGTTAATAATAACAGGTTGGTACAATACACTTCTGTGGCACTGTATTATGCCAACCGGCCCATTGCCCGTTCTCAAGCTTTAACCAATGAGGCTACTCAGGTATATGTACCGGACACCGTTACGTTCTATACCCGTTTGATGCGGCACCTGACCTATAATGGCAGCCTCCAGCTCCGGCGGGATGTTGCTACCTTGACGGGAAACGATAATGCCAGTCTGAACATAAATGTGGCGGAAGTGCCGCCCGGAAAATACAGCGTCTTCCTGCACCTGGTGAATTCGGAAGTCGATTATCTCGAGGTACGTCTTGCAGACGGGGTACGGAGCCAGGAATGGAAACCGGTGCCCGTTAATAAGGGACGAGCGCCTTTCGATGTGTTAATCGGAGAAATAGAGGTGGGCAATGGCTCCATCCCGGTGAACCTGCTCTTCCGGAGCAGGGACCCGCAGCCCAAACTGGAATTTGATCGGGTAACGCTGGCGAAGGAAAACTAG
- a CDS encoding LacI family DNA-binding transcriptional regulator → MIKKRVSLKDIAQKVGVSTALVSYVLNGKEKEARVGEAAAKRIKKVAAEMNYQPNLIARGLKFGKTHTLGLIVADISNPFFAMLARIIELEAQKRGYTVLFGSSDEQLEKSQNLINTFLNRQVDGLIITPVAGSQAQIEELRNKGVPFVLMDRGFSEVETNTVVTDNHDAMYNAVKLLIRNGYKKPGMIAYDTTLTHMTDRIAGYRDALKDSGIKFNLKWLAKVPYGNYKDHVTAALDRFLDAKNRGVDSLVFATNSISVQSLKVIHARGIKVPQDLGVISFDESDVFDFFYSSITYIKQNLQSISENAVQSLMQAIDSRSKKYVKITVPSVIVKGESSSRRATRGE, encoded by the coding sequence ATGATAAAGAAACGTGTATCACTAAAAGATATCGCGCAAAAAGTAGGGGTATCCACAGCTTTGGTGTCTTATGTGCTCAATGGTAAGGAGAAGGAGGCCCGGGTAGGAGAGGCAGCGGCAAAGCGGATAAAAAAAGTAGCGGCGGAAATGAACTATCAGCCGAACCTGATCGCCCGGGGATTGAAATTTGGAAAAACACATACACTGGGTCTTATTGTAGCCGACATATCCAACCCGTTTTTCGCAATGCTTGCCCGGATCATTGAACTGGAAGCCCAGAAGCGGGGCTATACCGTCCTGTTTGGCAGTAGCGATGAACAGTTGGAAAAATCACAAAACCTGATCAATACCTTTCTGAACCGCCAGGTAGATGGCCTGATCATTACTCCGGTGGCGGGTTCGCAGGCGCAGATTGAAGAACTACGAAATAAAGGCGTTCCGTTTGTGCTGATGGACCGGGGCTTTAGTGAGGTAGAAACCAATACTGTCGTTACGGATAATCATGATGCCATGTACAATGCAGTTAAGCTGCTGATCCGGAACGGGTATAAAAAGCCCGGAATGATTGCGTATGACACTACATTAACGCATATGACAGACCGTATTGCCGGCTACAGGGATGCCCTGAAAGACAGCGGCATTAAGTTCAACCTCAAATGGCTGGCCAAGGTTCCCTATGGCAACTATAAAGATCATGTTACCGCAGCGCTGGACCGTTTCCTCGATGCAAAAAACCGGGGGGTGGATTCCCTGGTTTTTGCAACCAACAGCATTTCGGTACAATCATTAAAAGTGATTCATGCACGGGGAATAAAAGTACCGCAGGATCTGGGAGTAATCAGTTTCGATGAAAGCGATGTGTTTGATTTTTTCTATTCCTCTATAACCTATATCAAGCAAAACCTCCAATCCATCAGCGAAAATGCAGTTCAGTCGCTGATGCAGGCCATTGATTCCCGTAGCAAAAAATACGTCAAAATTACCGTGCCATCGGTGATCGTGAAAGGAGAAAGCAGCAGCCGGCGTGCAACGCGGGGCGAATAA
- a CDS encoding glycoside hydrolase family 172 protein → MKKIGLLFLSVIAFCCGFAQQEKFNGLDMSLGNLSRLSDAKTRSISPENFTGEKGKGGMADPVRDKGKRNVANAANEARDLGKGWKVNPFIIIEPGETFTMADIAGPGAIQHIWMTPTGNFNFSIFRVYYDGESDPSIESPVGPFFGIGWNEFSPLNSLAMTVNPGSAFNSYWKMPFRKNCKITMQNLDAQPMRLYYQVDYTLTDVGPDEGYFHAQYRRSKPNMNALHTILDGVKGKGQYVGTYMGIGVTNNGWWGEGEIKFFMDGDDDYATIVGTGTEDYFCGSYNFENKRTRQYQEFSTAYTGLHQVLRPDGLYGSQMRFGMYRWHIMDPIRFDKELKVTIQDLGWKSGGRYLPQHSDIITVAYWYQTEPHKKFPKLPEMDVLEVN, encoded by the coding sequence ATGAAAAAAATTGGACTTCTGTTCTTGTCTGTAATTGCATTTTGCTGTGGCTTTGCCCAGCAGGAAAAATTTAACGGCCTTGATATGAGCCTGGGAAACCTGTCACGTCTCTCCGATGCCAAAACCCGTTCCATCAGTCCGGAGAACTTTACCGGTGAAAAAGGAAAGGGAGGAATGGCAGACCCGGTAAGGGATAAAGGAAAGCGCAATGTGGCCAATGCTGCTAATGAAGCGCGCGATCTCGGAAAGGGCTGGAAGGTAAATCCCTTTATTATTATCGAGCCAGGTGAAACCTTTACCATGGCAGATATTGCCGGTCCGGGAGCTATACAACATATCTGGATGACTCCAACCGGAAACTTTAATTTTTCAATTTTCCGTGTTTATTATGATGGAGAATCAGATCCTTCTATAGAGAGCCCGGTAGGGCCCTTCTTTGGCATCGGCTGGAATGAATTCTCTCCGTTGAACTCCCTGGCCATGACCGTAAATCCCGGCAGCGCGTTCAATAGTTACTGGAAAATGCCCTTCCGGAAGAATTGTAAAATTACGATGCAGAACCTCGATGCACAGCCTATGCGCCTGTATTACCAGGTAGATTATACGCTTACCGATGTCGGGCCCGATGAAGGTTATTTTCACGCGCAGTACCGCCGCAGCAAACCGAACATGAACGCATTGCATACCATCCTGGATGGCGTTAAGGGGAAAGGCCAGTATGTGGGCACGTATATGGGAATAGGTGTTACTAATAATGGCTGGTGGGGCGAAGGTGAGATTAAGTTCTTTATGGATGGCGATGATGATTATGCAACCATTGTGGGGACCGGCACGGAAGACTATTTCTGTGGTTCGTATAACTTCGAAAATAAACGGACCCGGCAGTACCAGGAGTTTTCAACAGCATATACAGGTTTGCACCAGGTGCTCCGGCCAGACGGCTTATACGGCTCGCAGATGCGCTTTGGCATGTATCGCTGGCATATTATGGACCCTATCCGGTTCGACAAGGAACTAAAGGTAACCATACAGGACCTGGGCTGGAAATCCGGAGGCCGCTACCTGCCCCAGCACTCCGATATTATTACGGTGGCTTACTGGTACCAGACTGAACCACATAAAAAGTTCCCTAAACTACCGGAGATGGATGTACTTGAAGTGAATTAG
- a CDS encoding DUF6786 family protein, with amino-acid sequence MKIKNTLSVIAAAAVWVSCNSDTKAPGASADSTKTDTVMENHAPGSFGYDAQFLRQKDSGLIVLKSSDGASQVIVSPRYQAKVFTSTADGQAGRSFGWVNYKAFEGPEDAHMNAYGGEDRLWLGPEGGVFSLYFKPGAKMEFANWKTPAPIDTESWTLDASDAASVSMSKVMNLQNYAGTSLQLKAVRKVSLIGAEAIAADLGLSLASGIKSVAFKTVNSITNNGITAWDEKTGAPCMWNLDMFMPSEACTIVIPYKDNATGKVATTDYFGEIAKDRIQYNNGLLYFKADGKSRGKLGIPPARVKDVAGSYDAIGNVLTIVKYDIDPAGKYLNQEWRTDRAPFSGDAMNAYNDGPLADGKQMGPFYEIESVSPAAFLEPGATQTHRHSVYHFTGDKAALNAIAQKVLGVSVDVIEKVFSK; translated from the coding sequence ATGAAGATAAAGAATACACTTTCTGTAATAGCTGCTGCTGCTGTTTGGGTGTCTTGTAATAGTGATACAAAAGCGCCAGGGGCTTCAGCAGATTCAACAAAAACGGATACAGTTATGGAAAACCATGCCCCCGGGAGTTTTGGTTATGATGCGCAGTTCCTGCGGCAAAAAGACAGCGGACTGATCGTGCTGAAAAGCAGTGATGGCGCGAGCCAGGTCATTGTTTCGCCGCGTTATCAGGCCAAAGTGTTTACCTCTACTGCCGACGGGCAGGCAGGCAGAAGTTTCGGATGGGTGAATTATAAAGCATTTGAAGGTCCCGAGGATGCACATATGAATGCGTATGGCGGCGAAGACCGGCTTTGGCTGGGACCGGAAGGGGGTGTGTTTTCGCTTTACTTTAAGCCGGGAGCAAAAATGGAATTTGCAAACTGGAAAACACCGGCACCCATTGATACGGAATCCTGGACACTCGATGCCTCAGATGCGGCGTCGGTTTCCATGAGCAAAGTAATGAACCTTCAAAATTATGCCGGCACTTCCCTGCAATTAAAAGCCGTACGGAAGGTATCGTTGATCGGGGCTGAAGCTATTGCTGCAGACCTGGGCTTGTCTCTTGCTTCCGGTATTAAATCGGTGGCCTTTAAAACGGTAAACAGTATTACCAACAACGGAATCACCGCCTGGGACGAAAAGACCGGAGCGCCCTGTATGTGGAACCTGGATATGTTTATGCCCTCCGAGGCCTGTACGATTGTAATTCCCTACAAGGACAACGCAACCGGAAAAGTAGCCACCACGGATTATTTTGGAGAGATTGCAAAAGACCGCATACAATATAACAACGGCTTGTTGTATTTTAAAGCAGATGGTAAATCACGTGGTAAACTGGGTATTCCTCCCGCAAGAGTAAAAGATGTAGCCGGTAGCTACGATGCCATCGGCAACGTGCTTACGATTGTTAAATACGATATCGATCCCGCAGGAAAATATTTAAACCAGGAGTGGCGTACAGACCGGGCACCGTTTAGCGGCGATGCCATGAATGCGTATAACGATGGGCCGCTGGCCGACGGAAAGCAGATGGGACCGTTTTATGAAATTGAAAGTGTGTCCCCGGCAGCCTTTCTCGAACCAGGGGCTACACAAACCCATAGGCACAGTGTGTATCATTTTACCGGCGATAAAGCAGCATTGAATGCCATCGCGCAGAAAGTGTTGGGTGTATCTGTAGACGTGATTGAAAAAGTATTTAGCAAGTAA